One window of the Granulicella arctica genome contains the following:
- a CDS encoding HD domain-containing protein, which produces MSEQFSRERALSLLEEWTKGESLRKHALAVSVCTESYGVLEANQLGLTSPQAEELADRYAAAGLLHDMDYERHPSLEEHPFVGVTFLRQQGWPEEILHAILAHADYSGTPRESHLDKALFACDELAGFLTACALVKPTKSIMDVEAKGVLKKMKDKAFARAVNREDITEGAALLGIPVEQHIDNCLRAMQSHAAELGLSGGTA; this is translated from the coding sequence ATGAGCGAGCAGTTTTCACGGGAGAGGGCATTGAGCCTCCTCGAAGAGTGGACGAAGGGCGAAAGTCTCCGCAAGCACGCCCTTGCCGTCTCGGTATGCACGGAATCCTATGGTGTCCTCGAGGCGAATCAGCTTGGACTCACCAGCCCTCAGGCTGAGGAACTAGCCGACCGGTACGCCGCCGCCGGCCTGCTGCACGATATGGACTACGAGCGGCATCCGTCGCTCGAAGAGCATCCGTTTGTCGGCGTCACCTTCCTGCGGCAGCAGGGCTGGCCCGAGGAGATCCTGCATGCGATCCTCGCCCACGCCGATTACTCGGGCACGCCGCGCGAGTCACACCTCGACAAGGCACTCTTCGCCTGCGACGAACTCGCCGGCTTCCTCACAGCCTGCGCGCTGGTGAAGCCGACAAAGTCCATCATGGACGTCGAGGCGAAGGGCGTCCTCAAGAAGATGAAAGACAAGGCATTCGCCCGCGCGGTCAACCGAGAAGACATCACCGAAGGCGCAGCGCTACTCGGTATTCCGGTCGAGCAGCATATCGACAACTGTCTCCGCGCCATGCAGTCCCACGCCGCCGAACTAGGTCTCAGCGGAGGCACTGCCTAG
- a CDS encoding Na+/H+ antiporter, with product MFGSAGVHAAQTVFLLLLVMVAVFAIVARRLNVSYPIVLVVAGLLISFVPHVPRIPLNPDLVFLIFLPPLLYSSAWVTSWREFRENLVSITMLAVGLVAFTVWGVAEFADRFITLLDWKSGFVLGAVVATTDAIAATSIARSLGLPRRIVDILEGESLVNDATGLLALEFGLRMVVQGNTPTAGEALARLLYLIVAGIGIGLAIGVIMAWCERFIDDGPIEIVLSLIVPYLAYLAGEEAHASGVLAVVACGLYMSRKSVTIFSPTVRTQVYGVWGALTFILNGVVFVLIGLQLPYVLAGIRDLSRTTLLEYGAIFSIILIALRLLWIFPAAQIAYLIRTRILGKTEQRPGARSVFVVGWTGMRGVIALAAAISLPETLASGAPFAARNLIVFLTFSVILVTLVLQGLTLPPLIRALGLSGASGTNAEECDARRTMLEEALDYLDTERAMDGGNFAHVYDDLTHRYRHRLAAVGGTDGVNDEHEHSPATYNRLRAIAQGAVQAERRAMIRLRDEGHLSDEALRSMERELDLQEIRYESAALD from the coding sequence ATGTTCGGTAGCGCGGGTGTTCACGCAGCCCAGACAGTCTTCCTGCTCCTTCTGGTCATGGTGGCTGTGTTCGCCATCGTAGCGCGAAGGCTTAACGTGTCGTATCCCATCGTCCTGGTGGTGGCTGGGCTGCTCATCAGCTTCGTCCCTCATGTGCCTCGCATTCCTCTAAACCCTGATCTTGTCTTTCTTATCTTCCTGCCGCCGCTCCTCTACTCGTCTGCATGGGTCACGTCATGGCGTGAATTTCGAGAAAACCTTGTCAGCATCACCATGCTCGCAGTAGGGCTCGTCGCATTCACCGTGTGGGGTGTCGCCGAGTTTGCCGATCGCTTCATTACCTTGCTCGATTGGAAGTCAGGCTTTGTATTGGGTGCTGTTGTAGCTACAACTGATGCAATTGCCGCGACTTCGATTGCCCGGTCGCTTGGTCTTCCACGTCGCATCGTCGATATCCTTGAAGGTGAAAGCCTTGTCAACGATGCAACCGGCCTTTTAGCTCTCGAGTTCGGGTTGCGTATGGTGGTGCAGGGCAATACGCCCACCGCAGGTGAGGCGCTTGCCCGCCTGCTTTACCTCATCGTTGCAGGAATCGGAATAGGGCTCGCCATCGGTGTCATCATGGCGTGGTGTGAGCGCTTTATCGATGACGGACCGATCGAGATCGTTCTGAGTCTAATCGTTCCATATCTAGCCTACCTTGCCGGCGAGGAGGCCCACGCGTCCGGTGTACTGGCAGTCGTCGCCTGCGGCCTGTATATGAGCCGCAAGAGTGTAACGATCTTCTCGCCGACCGTCCGCACACAGGTCTATGGTGTCTGGGGAGCGCTCACGTTTATCCTGAACGGCGTCGTCTTCGTGCTGATCGGGCTACAACTGCCCTACGTGCTTGCCGGCATTCGCGATCTGAGTAGGACAACCCTGCTTGAGTATGGTGCGATCTTCAGCATCATCCTGATTGCCTTACGTCTGCTATGGATTTTCCCGGCAGCACAGATCGCCTACTTGATCCGAACGCGCATCCTTGGGAAGACCGAGCAGCGGCCCGGCGCTCGCAGCGTCTTTGTTGTCGGATGGACTGGAATGCGTGGAGTAATCGCTCTTGCGGCGGCCATCTCGCTTCCTGAGACGCTCGCCAGCGGCGCCCCTTTCGCGGCCCGTAACCTGATTGTGTTTCTCACCTTCAGCGTCATCCTCGTAACGCTCGTTCTACAAGGCCTGACGTTGCCACCGCTTATCCGTGCGTTGGGCCTATCCGGTGCAAGCGGGACGAACGCCGAAGAGTGCGATGCTCGCCGAACCATGTTGGAAGAGGCTCTTGATTATCTGGATACGGAGCGCGCAATGGACGGCGGCAATTTCGCCCACGTCTACGACGACCTCACCCATCGGTATCGTCATCGACTTGCGGCAGTCGGAGGTACCGACGGAGTGAATGATGAGCATGAGCACAGCCCGGCGACCTATAACCGCCTGCGTGCAATCGCCCAGGGAGCAGTCCAGGCCGAGCGCAGGGCGATGATCCGGCTGCGCGACGAGGGACATCTCAGCGACGAAGCGTTGCGATCCATGGAACGCGAACTCGATCTGCAGGAGATTCGCTACGAATCTGCCGCGCTGGATTAG
- a CDS encoding CPBP family intramembrane glutamic endopeptidase, whose protein sequence is MTNDTPAFEEAPILSAGRPLPPERNPIFFGPDGLRAGWSLLIYVALLAALVSVARLITVKVHHAPAAAHRTSGPHEQAPRSSYLNEGVPLLAVVLATWIMSRIERRPVGAYGFGGTRKVSRLFAGLGWGVAFLSLLVLVLRSTGLLVFDNRLLSGATILRYAAVWLGGFLLVALFEEYLLRGYVQFTLSRGFAGIFRALHPTNSKALGFWAAAFLLSFLFGLGHGSNPGESPIGLLSAGVAGLVFCLSLWRTGSLWWAIGFHTSWDWAQSFLYGVADSGTMVQFHLFATHAVGRPVLSGGLTGPEGSIYILPVMAAVAVAIILTLPRSAEPLLETI, encoded by the coding sequence TTGACGAATGACACGCCTGCGTTTGAAGAGGCACCAATACTTTCAGCAGGTCGTCCCCTTCCTCCTGAACGTAACCCTATTTTCTTCGGGCCTGATGGTCTGCGCGCGGGCTGGAGTCTGCTGATCTATGTGGCCTTACTCGCTGCGCTTGTCTCTGTGGCGCGACTCATTACGGTAAAGGTGCATCATGCCCCGGCCGCGGCGCACAGGACCTCCGGCCCTCACGAGCAGGCTCCGCGCTCCTCGTATCTGAATGAAGGTGTTCCTCTGCTTGCTGTAGTTCTCGCTACGTGGATCATGTCGCGCATCGAGCGGAGACCTGTCGGGGCCTATGGCTTTGGCGGTACACGCAAGGTCTCACGACTCTTTGCCGGGCTGGGATGGGGAGTCGCTTTCCTGTCACTGCTTGTTCTCGTATTGAGGAGCACGGGCTTACTTGTCTTCGACAACCGTCTGCTCTCTGGCGCAACGATCCTTCGATACGCGGCTGTGTGGCTTGGCGGCTTCCTCCTCGTTGCATTGTTTGAGGAGTATCTGCTGCGTGGCTATGTGCAGTTCACACTTTCGCGTGGCTTCGCTGGAATCTTCAGGGCGCTACACCCGACAAACAGCAAAGCACTTGGCTTCTGGGCGGCGGCATTTCTGCTCTCGTTCTTGTTTGGATTGGGGCATGGTTCCAACCCTGGAGAGTCACCGATTGGTCTGCTCTCTGCTGGAGTCGCCGGGCTGGTCTTCTGCCTGAGCTTGTGGCGAACCGGCTCGCTCTGGTGGGCAATCGGCTTTCATACCTCATGGGATTGGGCCCAGTCCTTCCTCTATGGCGTAGCAGATAGTGGCACGATGGTGCAGTTTCATCTCTTCGCAACGCATGCCGTTGGGAGGCCTGTGCTGAGCGGCGGCCTGACTGGACCTGAGGGCAGTATCTACATACTGCCGGTGATGGCTGCGGTTGCGGTTGCGATCATTCTTACGCTACCGCGATCTGCGGAGCCATTGCTGGAGACGATCTAG
- a CDS encoding DUF3592 domain-containing protein — protein sequence MKTPEVPWLETQAVVTACTYQFARMNTLTLGFATDSGPFRISFSYYAHGKTYNDTFTAPKYMEQGAAFPVSYNPLNPQENSKSAATPTTGMPLFAIGIAGSVVLSLLYLALLRGCN from the coding sequence GTGAAGACGCCGGAGGTTCCCTGGCTGGAGACGCAGGCGGTTGTCACCGCATGCACGTACCAGTTTGCGCGGATGAACACACTGACGCTTGGCTTCGCGACGGACAGCGGGCCATTTCGGATCAGCTTCAGCTACTATGCGCATGGCAAGACTTACAACGATACGTTTACTGCTCCGAAGTACATGGAGCAGGGCGCGGCGTTTCCGGTCTCGTACAACCCGCTGAACCCGCAGGAGAATTCGAAGTCTGCGGCTACACCGACGACTGGGATGCCGCTGTTCGCCATTGGGATCGCGGGGAGCGTTGTGCTTTCGCTGCTCTACCTGGCGCTGCTGCGTGGGTGTAACTAG
- a CDS encoding phosphatidate cytidylyltransferase: protein MKRILTAVVLIVAVFALIFFGKLWMITLCAAIVAELAAYEYLQLASVGARKHGATLRIPIWWMALGTALAFVVTLQNFPVEDQLPVLSALTLALFAWNGFRAPLIQVLPDTAQGLFGLLYIAYPLTLIPLMWNQEDGHALLLFLMVCVWSGDIAALYVGRAFGKHKLAPRLSPGKTIEGAIASVVGSVLAGMAVVWIGDALTVRGNMILHIAQPIWQSVALAILLNIAAQAGDLLESAIKRGAGVKDSGTMLPGHGGILDRIDALLVAAPVLWYILLIKDYFGLGRF from the coding sequence ATGAAACGCATTCTGACCGCTGTTGTCCTGATTGTTGCTGTCTTCGCTCTCATCTTCTTCGGCAAGCTCTGGATGATTACGCTGTGCGCAGCGATCGTTGCTGAGCTGGCCGCCTACGAATATCTACAGCTTGCTTCGGTCGGCGCTCGAAAGCACGGAGCGACGCTTCGCATCCCCATCTGGTGGATGGCGCTTGGGACTGCGCTTGCGTTCGTGGTCACGCTGCAGAATTTTCCGGTTGAGGATCAGCTTCCTGTTCTCAGTGCGCTTACCCTCGCGCTCTTTGCATGGAATGGATTTCGTGCGCCACTGATTCAAGTGTTGCCCGACACGGCGCAGGGGCTGTTTGGTCTTCTCTACATCGCCTACCCGTTGACCCTGATTCCACTGATGTGGAACCAGGAAGACGGGCATGCGCTGCTTCTCTTCCTTATGGTGTGCGTCTGGTCTGGCGATATTGCTGCACTTTATGTGGGACGCGCTTTTGGCAAGCACAAGCTGGCGCCGCGACTGAGCCCGGGGAAGACGATCGAGGGAGCGATTGCTTCGGTCGTTGGCAGCGTTCTGGCGGGGATGGCTGTGGTCTGGATTGGCGATGCACTGACGGTGCGCGGCAATATGATTCTGCATATCGCCCAGCCGATCTGGCAGTCGGTGGCGCTCGCCATTTTGTTGAATATTGCTGCGCAGGCGGGTGATTTGCTCGAATCGGCTATCAAGCGCGGTGCCGGAGTTAAGGACTCGGGGACGATGCTGCCGGGGCATGGAGGGATCCTCGACCGCATCGATGCGCTGCTGGTCGCCGCTCCAGTGCTCTGGTACATCCTGTTGATCAAGGACTACTTCGGGCTGGGCCGGTTTTAG
- the pncA gene encoding bifunctional nicotinamidase/pyrazinamidase, whose product MDRLAATDALLIIDVQNDFCPGGALAIADGDAVVPIINRLAKRFDHVLLTQDWHPAGHISFASTHDGRAAYETMDAPYGPQALWPDHCLQGSAGAAFHPALDVTRAELILRKGFRVDIDSYSAFLENDHSTVTGLAGYLQERGLRRLFLCGLAYDFCVRFSAMDGKAAGFETIVIEDACRAVDLPGSVDETNAALASAGIVKIKSAELLAL is encoded by the coding sequence ATGGATCGGCTCGCCGCTACTGACGCTCTTCTCATCATCGACGTTCAGAACGACTTCTGTCCCGGCGGCGCGCTGGCGATTGCCGATGGGGATGCTGTCGTGCCGATTATCAACCGGCTGGCGAAGCGGTTCGACCACGTTCTGCTGACGCAGGACTGGCACCCGGCGGGGCATATTTCCTTTGCGTCGACGCATGACGGACGCGCGGCTTACGAGACGATGGACGCACCGTATGGTCCACAGGCGCTGTGGCCCGATCATTGCTTGCAGGGTTCGGCCGGAGCTGCGTTTCACCCTGCTCTCGACGTGACGAGGGCTGAGCTGATTTTGCGAAAGGGCTTCCGGGTGGATATCGATTCTTACTCCGCGTTTCTGGAGAACGATCACAGTACGGTGACCGGTCTGGCAGGCTACCTGCAGGAACGGGGATTACGACGACTCTTCCTCTGCGGTCTTGCCTATGACTTCTGCGTGCGGTTCTCGGCCATGGATGGGAAGGCGGCTGGCTTTGAGACGATTGTGATTGAGGATGCCTGCCGCGCAGTCGATCTACCGGGATCGGTGGACGAAACCAATGCAGCTCTAGCGTCGGCAGGCATTGTGAAGATCAAATCTGCTGAGTTGCTTGCCCTGTGA
- a CDS encoding DHH family phosphoesterase, producing MDCRVFYHDHCFDGACSASLFTRFHRECIGTADTFSYYGLVHRAGALFDDSAFVAGENAIVDFKYLASPKINWWFDHHLSAFLTPEDQRDFEAHQADGTETSRKFYDASYVSCTSLIADIATAKFGFNAAPLAELIHWANIVDGAKYESAQAAVEMGEPAMKLTMVIESSPDETLVQKLIPLLTEMRLQEVLDQPFVQEPLGPLMERHRHAIELIRERASLHKGVITFDITDHPTEGYNKFIPYYLHPHGTYNVGLSKSSFRTKVSVGTNPWTPLPASELVNLAAICERYGGGGHARVGAISFPPDREDQARAAAKEIIEELQEA from the coding sequence TTGGACTGCCGCGTCTTCTATCACGATCATTGTTTTGACGGTGCCTGTTCAGCCTCGCTCTTTACCCGCTTTCACCGCGAGTGCATTGGAACAGCCGATACCTTCTCCTACTACGGCCTCGTCCATCGCGCCGGAGCCCTCTTCGATGACAGCGCCTTCGTCGCCGGTGAGAACGCCATCGTGGACTTCAAGTACCTGGCCTCCCCCAAAATCAACTGGTGGTTCGACCATCACCTCAGTGCATTCCTCACTCCCGAAGACCAGCGCGACTTCGAAGCGCACCAGGCCGACGGCACCGAGACGAGCCGCAAGTTCTACGATGCCTCGTACGTCTCCTGCACCAGTTTGATCGCCGACATAGCGACGGCGAAGTTTGGCTTCAATGCCGCACCCTTGGCCGAGCTGATCCATTGGGCCAACATCGTCGATGGCGCGAAGTACGAGAGCGCACAGGCGGCAGTCGAGATGGGCGAACCCGCCATGAAGCTCACGATGGTCATTGAGAGTAGCCCCGATGAAACACTGGTCCAGAAACTCATCCCGCTGCTCACCGAGATGCGCCTTCAGGAGGTCCTCGACCAGCCATTCGTGCAAGAGCCGCTCGGACCGTTGATGGAGCGCCATCGCCACGCCATCGAACTGATTCGCGAACGCGCCTCACTGCACAAAGGCGTGATCACCTTCGACATTACGGACCACCCCACCGAGGGCTACAACAAGTTCATCCCGTATTATCTGCACCCGCACGGCACCTACAACGTCGGCTTAAGCAAGTCGAGCTTTCGCACAAAGGTCTCTGTAGGAACGAATCCGTGGACACCACTTCCAGCCTCCGAACTCGTCAACCTGGCGGCGATCTGCGAGCGCTACGGTGGTGGCGGCCATGCGCGTGTCGGCGCAATCAGCTTCCCTCCCGATCGCGAAGATCAGGCTCGCGCCGCAGCGAAAGAAATTATCGAAGAGCTTCAGGAAGCATAA
- a CDS encoding helix-turn-helix domain-containing protein, whose product MATMMASVEQREVLRCDKCNLVQFRTANVLCRRCHKSLEVEVPEPTPSPLMLVPAQPAAVEGLQVATAVRDLRHVRNLSQRQLAARMGVPRTYISKIENGKAMPTLSSLDRLARALQVDISALLRDATTRHHDETAVLMADPFLAEIAMYTSQLDDLQRSIFLNHVRELAAGHRRTA is encoded by the coding sequence ATGGCAACCATGATGGCGTCCGTCGAGCAACGTGAAGTACTGCGTTGTGACAAGTGCAACCTGGTGCAGTTTCGCACGGCAAATGTACTGTGCCGTCGCTGCCACAAATCCCTCGAGGTCGAGGTCCCGGAGCCGACCCCTTCTCCCCTGATGCTTGTTCCCGCTCAGCCGGCAGCCGTCGAAGGCTTGCAGGTGGCGACTGCTGTGCGTGATCTGCGCCATGTGCGCAATCTTTCACAGCGTCAGCTTGCGGCGCGGATGGGCGTTCCCCGCACCTATATCTCCAAGATTGAGAATGGCAAGGCGATGCCGACGCTGTCCTCGCTTGATCGCCTGGCCCGTGCGCTACAGGTGGATATTTCGGCCCTGCTGCGCGATGCGACCACGCGTCACCACGATGAAACTGCGGTTCTGATGGCCGATCCCTTCCTTGCGGAGATTGCGATGTATACCTCGCAGCTTGACGATCTGCAGCGGTCGATCTTCCTGAACCATGTTCGCGAGCTTGCTGCGGGTCATCGTCGGACTGCTTAG
- the rseP gene encoding RIP metalloprotease RseP: MSTIIELAIVLGIMVLVHEFGHFAVAKLCGVRVEVFSIGFGKRLFGFRRGDTDYRLSLLPLGGFVKMAGDVPGEAPSGDPGEFNAHPRWQRVLIALAGPVANFILAFLLMTGVSMLHNEVEEFHDAPAQTDYVPLNTPVARTGIHSGDLIVHYATIENPTWDQVVIRSMLNLNQTVPFSYIHDGKRVDTTLFVESKNGAENFSPDKLGLIPRMQSTPVQVAELESNMPAARAGLQPKDQIATIDGLSLHSVPALLAYLQDQAGKPVDLSILRSGSQPLPIKITPELAKSSDGTDRYRLGFLPVQPPVKVEKLPLGKAMAASYTVNMKYATLIVEVLKGMFTRHVSVRSLSGPIGIGQQVHQAVEMPGWMPIISLMAYISINLGIFNLLPFPVLDGGMITMLGIEGAMRRDINQDIKERLMQVAIVCILIFGVLVIFNDLSKLSIFSKLKP; the protein is encoded by the coding sequence ATGTCGACTATTATCGAACTCGCCATCGTTCTTGGCATCATGGTGCTGGTGCATGAATTCGGCCACTTTGCCGTTGCCAAGCTGTGTGGCGTGCGGGTCGAAGTCTTCTCGATCGGCTTCGGCAAGCGGCTCTTTGGTTTTCGCCGTGGCGACACCGACTACCGCCTCTCCCTCCTCCCGCTCGGTGGCTTCGTCAAAATGGCCGGCGATGTTCCTGGTGAGGCGCCATCTGGCGATCCCGGCGAGTTTAATGCTCACCCACGCTGGCAGCGCGTCCTGATCGCGCTTGCGGGGCCGGTCGCCAACTTTATTCTTGCTTTCCTCCTGATGACTGGCGTCTCGATGCTCCATAACGAGGTTGAGGAGTTTCACGACGCGCCGGCACAGACGGACTACGTGCCGCTCAACACCCCCGTCGCGCGTACAGGCATTCACTCGGGCGATCTGATCGTTCACTACGCGACCATCGAGAATCCTACCTGGGATCAGGTCGTGATCCGGTCCATGCTGAATCTGAACCAGACGGTTCCCTTCTCCTATATCCACGATGGCAAGCGGGTCGATACGACGTTGTTCGTCGAGTCGAAGAATGGCGCGGAGAACTTCTCGCCGGACAAGCTTGGTCTGATTCCGAGGATGCAGAGCACGCCGGTCCAGGTCGCTGAGCTGGAATCGAACATGCCTGCCGCTCGCGCAGGGCTCCAGCCGAAGGATCAGATTGCCACGATTGATGGTTTGTCCCTGCATTCGGTACCGGCGCTTCTCGCCTACCTGCAGGATCAGGCTGGCAAGCCGGTCGATTTGAGCATTCTCCGGAGCGGGTCACAGCCGCTGCCAATCAAGATCACTCCTGAACTGGCCAAGTCTTCGGATGGAACCGACCGTTATCGGCTCGGCTTCCTGCCGGTACAGCCACCGGTCAAGGTTGAGAAGCTGCCCCTTGGCAAGGCCATGGCCGCCTCGTACACCGTCAACATGAAGTATGCGACCCTGATCGTCGAGGTGCTTAAAGGCATGTTCACGCGCCATGTGTCGGTGCGCAGCCTGAGCGGCCCAATCGGTATCGGCCAGCAGGTACACCAGGCAGTGGAGATGCCCGGCTGGATGCCGATCATCAGCCTGATGGCCTACATCAGCATCAATCTCGGGATCTTCAACCTGCTGCCGTTCCCTGTTCTCGATGGCGGGATGATCACGATGCTCGGGATCGAAGGCGCGATGCGGCGCGACATCAACCAGGACATCAAGGAGCGCCTGATGCAGGTGGCTATCGTCTGCATCCTGATCTTTGGCGTCCTCGTCATCTTCAACGATCTGTCCAAGCTCTCCATCTTCAGTAAGCTCAAGCCGTAA
- the dxr gene encoding 1-deoxy-D-xylulose-5-phosphate reductoisomerase, whose protein sequence is MNVKKLAILGSTGSIGHSTLSICESYPDRYEVVSLAAGRNIDAAFAQCQRWRPRFISLASEEAALVLAGRLSEAGITGIEVGHGSAGAVHAATLPEVDFVVSAIVGVAGLEATYAAICAGKTIGLANKECLVAAGELIIAAAKKHGVALLPIDSEHNAVHQAMRGGTPAEVRQVWLTASGGPFRNTPAPEFEHITPQQALKHPTWVMGQRITIDSATMMNKGFEVIEACRLFDLPPARVRVTVHPQSTVHSLVEFVDGSILAQISVTDMRLPILYALSYPERVRSDLTFDLATLSHLDFSQPDLAKFPCLRLAYEAAAVGGEACIALNAADEIAVAAFLDPDPSRAIPFMGIPRTIEEVLAHTSGVRPTSIQQVLEADLAAREVAREVIVRRSSALIR, encoded by the coding sequence GTGAATGTAAAGAAGTTAGCGATCCTCGGCTCGACCGGTTCCATCGGACACTCCACACTTTCGATCTGCGAGTCGTATCCAGACCGCTACGAAGTTGTCTCTCTCGCTGCAGGACGAAACATCGATGCGGCCTTCGCGCAGTGCCAGCGCTGGCGACCCAGGTTCATCTCTCTTGCCTCGGAAGAGGCTGCACTGGTGCTCGCGGGACGGCTAAGCGAGGCGGGCATTACCGGAATTGAAGTCGGTCATGGGTCGGCAGGAGCAGTTCATGCGGCCACGCTTCCGGAGGTAGATTTTGTTGTGTCGGCCATTGTGGGAGTGGCAGGACTTGAGGCCACGTATGCGGCCATTTGTGCCGGCAAGACGATTGGGCTTGCCAATAAGGAGTGCCTGGTCGCTGCAGGCGAGCTGATTATTGCCGCAGCAAAAAAGCATGGCGTCGCATTGCTGCCGATCGATTCTGAGCACAATGCGGTCCATCAGGCGATGCGTGGGGGAACTCCGGCCGAGGTGCGGCAGGTTTGGCTCACGGCCTCGGGTGGCCCCTTTCGGAATACGCCCGCTCCTGAGTTTGAACATATAACCCCGCAGCAGGCGCTGAAACACCCGACGTGGGTGATGGGTCAACGGATCACCATCGACTCCGCAACCATGATGAATAAGGGGTTTGAGGTGATCGAGGCCTGCCGGCTCTTTGATCTCCCTCCGGCGCGGGTGCGGGTGACGGTACATCCGCAGTCGACGGTCCACTCGCTGGTTGAGTTCGTTGACGGCAGTATTTTGGCCCAGATCTCGGTGACGGATATGCGGCTCCCGATCCTTTACGCGCTTTCGTATCCCGAGCGAGTGCGATCGGACCTGACCTTCGATCTGGCAACCCTCAGTCATCTGGATTTCTCCCAGCCGGACCTGGCAAAGTTTCCCTGCCTGCGACTGGCCTATGAGGCTGCGGCAGTCGGCGGCGAAGCCTGCATTGCCCTGAACGCTGCGGATGAGATCGCTGTAGCGGCCTTTCTGGACCCGGACCCGAGCCGGGCAATCCCATTCATGGGTATCCCGCGTACAATCGAAGAGGTGCTCGCGCACACCTCGGGTGTTCGTCCAACGTCTATCCAGCAGGTGCTGGAGGCCGATCTGGCGGCCCGGGAAGTTGCCCGCGAGGTCATCGTACGTCGGTCGTCAGCCTTGATCCGCTAA
- a CDS encoding isoprenyl transferase has protein sequence MRANSPSRVHELSPEEQSVYRQLDPAKIPQHVAIIMDGNGRWAGKRMLKRFLGHQQGAESVQFVVETASRIDLPWLTLYAFSLENNLRRPKSEVSFLMKLLRNYLTGNVQRMNDNNVRMAYIGRTHELPTEVQDTMQWASEATAKNTGTTLTLALNYGSRSEIVDSTRALLTSLIEEAHRRGCSLEDLLQVDGLESRVDEHHLSGGLYTAHMPDPDLVIRTSGEQRISNFLLWQIAYSEIFITDRLWPDFRGLHLLEAIANYQRRERRFGGLGDAFTDEDLSNLEPAEEVAAEIKDHLTAGPVLTRP, from the coding sequence TTGCGCGCAAACTCCCCGAGCCGCGTCCATGAACTCTCTCCCGAGGAGCAGAGTGTCTACCGGCAGCTTGATCCCGCCAAGATTCCGCAGCACGTTGCCATCATCATGGACGGCAACGGGCGCTGGGCTGGCAAGCGCATGCTCAAACGCTTCCTCGGCCACCAACAAGGTGCGGAGTCTGTACAGTTTGTTGTCGAGACAGCGTCGCGTATCGACCTGCCCTGGCTGACGCTCTATGCCTTCTCGCTTGAGAACAACCTGCGGCGGCCGAAGTCCGAGGTCAGCTTTCTGATGAAGCTGCTTCGTAACTATTTGACCGGCAACGTGCAGCGAATGAACGATAACAACGTTCGCATGGCGTACATCGGTCGCACGCACGAGCTGCCGACCGAGGTTCAGGACACGATGCAGTGGGCGTCCGAGGCTACGGCAAAGAATACCGGCACGACCCTGACTTTGGCGTTAAACTACGGCTCGCGCTCGGAGATTGTCGACTCGACGCGTGCCCTGCTTACTTCGTTGATTGAAGAGGCGCACCGGCGCGGCTGTTCGCTTGAAGACCTGCTGCAGGTTGATGGGCTTGAATCCCGTGTCGACGAGCACCACCTTAGCGGGGGACTTTACACGGCGCATATGCCTGATCCGGATCTGGTTATTCGGACGTCCGGGGAGCAGCGCATCTCGAACTTCCTGCTGTGGCAGATTGCGTATTCGGAGATCTTCATTACGGATCGTCTGTGGCCGGACTTTCGGGGGCTGCACCTGCTTGAGGCGATCGCCAACTATCAGCGGCGCGAGCGGCGATTCGGTGGCCTCGGCGATGCGTTTACGGACGAGGACCTCAGCAATCTCGAACCGGCAGAAGAGGTTGCGGCGGAGATCAAAGATCACCTTACCGCAGGCCCAGTGCTGACACGGCCTTGA